The proteins below are encoded in one region of Drosophila santomea strain STO CAGO 1482 chromosome 3R, Prin_Dsan_1.1, whole genome shotgun sequence:
- the LOC120452804 gene encoding homeobox protein abdominal-B isoform X2, whose protein sequence is MQQHHLQQQQQQQQQQQQQQEQQHLQEQQQHLQQLHHHAHHHLPQPLHTTSHHHSAHPHLQQQQQQQQQQHAVVASSPSSVLQQQQQQSTPTTHSTPTHAVMYEDPPPVPLVAVQQQHLPAPQQQQLQQQQQQQQLATTPVAGALSPAQTPTGPSAQQQQQQQQHLTSPHHQQLPQQQQAPNSVASGASSNLQQQQQQQNAAVAPGQTQIVAPTTASVSPSSVSSQKEDINMSIQLAPLHIPAIRAGPGFETDTSAAVKRHTAHWAYNDEGFNQHYGSGYYDRKHMFAYPYPETQFPVGYWGPNYRPDQTTSAAAAAAYMNEAERHVSAAARQSVEGTSTSSYEPPTYSSPGGLRGYPSENYSSSGASGGLSVGAVGSCTPNPGLHEWTGQVSVRKKRKPYSKFQTLELEKEFLFNAYVSKQKRWELARNLQLTERQVKIWFQNRRMKNKKNSQRQANQQNNNNNSSSNHNHAQATQQHHSGHHLNLSLNMGHHAAKMHQ, encoded by the exons AtgcagcagcaccacctgcagcagcagcaacagcagcaacaacagcagcagcagcagcaggagcagcagcatctgcaggagcagcagcagcatctgcagcaaCTGCACCACCATGCGCACCACCACCTGCCTCAGCCTCTCCACACCACCAGCCATCACCACAGCGCGCATCCccacctgcagcagcagcagcaacaacagcaacagcagcatgcAGTCGTCGCCTCCTCGCCCTCCTCGgtgctccagcagcagcaacagcagtcaACTCCCACCACACATTCCACGCCCACGCATGCGGTCATGTACGAGGATCCTCCGCCTGTGCCACTTGTCGccgtgcagcagcaacacctcCCCgctccgcagcagcagcagctccaacagcagcagcagcaacaacagctggcGACAACACCGGTGGCCGGCGCCCTCAGTCCCGCCCAAACACCCACTGGACCCTCCgcccaacaacagcaacagcagcagcaacatctcACATCGCCCCACCACCAGCAactgccgcagcagcaacaagccCCAAACAGCGTCGCCAGCGGCGCCTCCTCGAatctccagcagcagcagcaacagcagaatgctgcagttgctcctggCCAGACGCAGATCGTTGCGCCGACCACGGCGAGTGTTTCTCCCTCCAGTGTTAGTTCGCAGAAGGAAG ACATCAATATGTCCATCCAATTAGCGCCACTGCACATACCCGCCATCCGGGCCGGTCCGGGATTCGAGACGGACACCTCGGCGGCGGTCAAGCGGCACACGGCACACTGGGCCTACAACGACGAGGGATTCAACCAGCACTACGGTTCCGGGTACTACGACCGCAAGCACATGTTCGCCTACCCCTACCCAGAAACGCAGTTTCCGGTTGGT TACTGGGGCCCCAACTACCGCCCCGATCAGACCACCTCTGCCGCCGCGGCAGCGGCCTACATGAACGAGGCGGAGCGCCACGTGAGCGCCGCCGCCCGCCAGTCCGTCGAGGGCACATCGACGTCCAGCTACGAGCCGCCCACCTACTCCTCGCCGGGCGGACTGCGCGGCTATCCCAGCGAGAACTACTCCAGCTCAG GAGCCTCTGGCGGATTGTCGGTGGGAGCGGTGGGTTCTTGCACGCCCAATCCCGGACTGCACGAGTGGACCGGTCAGGTGTCCGTCCGGAAAAAGCGCAAGCCGTACTCGAAGTTCCAGACcctggagctggagaaggagtTCCTTTTCAATGCGTATGTCTCCAAGCAAAAGCGCTGGGAATTGGCCAGAAATTTGCAGCTGACCGAGCGACAG GTCAAGATATGGTTCCAGAATCGGCGCATGAAGAACAAGAAGAACTCACAGCGCCAGGCCAATCagcagaacaacaacaataactcgagcagcaacCACAACCACGCGCAGGCGACCCAGCAGCACCACAGTGGCCACCACCTTAACCTTAGCCTGAACATGGGTCACCATGCCGCCAAGATGCACCAGTGA
- the LOC120452804 gene encoding homeobox protein abdominal-B isoform X1, producing the protein MQQHHLQQQQQQQQQQQQQQEQQHLQEQQQHLQQLHHHAHHHLPQPLHTTSHHHSAHPHLQQQQQQQQQQHAVVASSPSSVLQQQQQQSTPTTHSTPTHAVMYEDPPPVPLVAVQQQHLPAPQQQQLQQQQQQQQLATTPVAGALSPAQTPTGPSAQQQQQQQQHLTSPHHQQLPQQQQAPNSVASGASSNLQQQQQQQNAAVAPGQTQIVAPTTASVSPSSVSSQKEDINMSIQLAPLHIPAIRAGPGFETDTSAAVKRHTAHWAYNDEGFNQHYGSGYYDRKHMFAYPYPETQFPVGQYWGPNYRPDQTTSAAAAAAYMNEAERHVSAAARQSVEGTSTSSYEPPTYSSPGGLRGYPSENYSSSGASGGLSVGAVGSCTPNPGLHEWTGQVSVRKKRKPYSKFQTLELEKEFLFNAYVSKQKRWELARNLQLTERQVKIWFQNRRMKNKKNSQRQANQQNNNNNSSSNHNHAQATQQHHSGHHLNLSLNMGHHAAKMHQ; encoded by the exons AtgcagcagcaccacctgcagcagcagcaacagcagcaacaacagcagcagcagcagcaggagcagcagcatctgcaggagcagcagcagcatctgcagcaaCTGCACCACCATGCGCACCACCACCTGCCTCAGCCTCTCCACACCACCAGCCATCACCACAGCGCGCATCCccacctgcagcagcagcagcaacaacagcaacagcagcatgcAGTCGTCGCCTCCTCGCCCTCCTCGgtgctccagcagcagcaacagcagtcaACTCCCACCACACATTCCACGCCCACGCATGCGGTCATGTACGAGGATCCTCCGCCTGTGCCACTTGTCGccgtgcagcagcaacacctcCCCgctccgcagcagcagcagctccaacagcagcagcagcaacaacagctggcGACAACACCGGTGGCCGGCGCCCTCAGTCCCGCCCAAACACCCACTGGACCCTCCgcccaacaacagcaacagcagcagcaacatctcACATCGCCCCACCACCAGCAactgccgcagcagcaacaagccCCAAACAGCGTCGCCAGCGGCGCCTCCTCGAatctccagcagcagcagcaacagcagaatgctgcagttgctcctggCCAGACGCAGATCGTTGCGCCGACCACGGCGAGTGTTTCTCCCTCCAGTGTTAGTTCGCAGAAGGAAG ACATCAATATGTCCATCCAATTAGCGCCACTGCACATACCCGCCATCCGGGCCGGTCCGGGATTCGAGACGGACACCTCGGCGGCGGTCAAGCGGCACACGGCACACTGGGCCTACAACGACGAGGGATTCAACCAGCACTACGGTTCCGGGTACTACGACCGCAAGCACATGTTCGCCTACCCCTACCCAGAAACGCAGTTTCCGGTTGGT CAGTACTGGGGCCCCAACTACCGCCCCGATCAGACCACCTCTGCCGCCGCGGCAGCGGCCTACATGAACGAGGCGGAGCGCCACGTGAGCGCCGCCGCCCGCCAGTCCGTCGAGGGCACATCGACGTCCAGCTACGAGCCGCCCACCTACTCCTCGCCGGGCGGACTGCGCGGCTATCCCAGCGAGAACTACTCCAGCTCAG GAGCCTCTGGCGGATTGTCGGTGGGAGCGGTGGGTTCTTGCACGCCCAATCCCGGACTGCACGAGTGGACCGGTCAGGTGTCCGTCCGGAAAAAGCGCAAGCCGTACTCGAAGTTCCAGACcctggagctggagaaggagtTCCTTTTCAATGCGTATGTCTCCAAGCAAAAGCGCTGGGAATTGGCCAGAAATTTGCAGCTGACCGAGCGACAG GTCAAGATATGGTTCCAGAATCGGCGCATGAAGAACAAGAAGAACTCACAGCGCCAGGCCAATCagcagaacaacaacaataactcgagcagcaacCACAACCACGCGCAGGCGACCCAGCAGCACCACAGTGGCCACCACCTTAACCTTAGCCTGAACATGGGTCACCATGCCGCCAAGATGCACCAGTGA